In a single window of the Lineus longissimus chromosome 4, tnLinLong1.2, whole genome shotgun sequence genome:
- the LOC135485971 gene encoding galanin receptor 2b-like, with protein sequence MDTMSVVTGSSGCTNNATFQLSDVSRDDLTDPIAEAVFNFISLYITPFILGPGLIGNTLSMLVMQRPRYATSSTWVYLRFLAFWDNMFIIFYGIQGYISKFVPLQMLWGSFFCKEYYYFAGASNSSYYGVLFMTVDRFCAVHWPLRAATLCTKKKAKITCVCISFLMMLAFSPQLTREMLTDASLADRDRCPTKPRWLEEPMYIFLTIFIMMASPILVFIFNILILSAIRRNRKERSEMTGSQQKGNSKETNMDALLLAVSWAFCACLFPFTLDYFTFNYIAKPVTSNQVMVRKLCYEFVRLLILTNSSINFYLYCLSSSKFRLDLLEIFKGNIGRKETANSCNVSSARLKQ encoded by the coding sequence ATGGATACCATGTCCGTCGTTACGGGCTCATCAGGTTGCACAAACAATGCGACATTTCAGTTATCAGATGTGTCCAGGGACGACCTGACGGACCCGATCGCCGAAGCTGTCTTCAACTTCATCTCATTGTACATCACCCCATTCATCCTTGGCCCAGGTCTCATTGGCAACACACTTTCCATGTTAGTGATGCAACGTCCACGCTATGCAACCTCGTCCACCTGGGTATATTTACGATTCCTGGCATTCTGGGACAACATGTTTATAATATTCTACGGGATTCAGGGCTACATATCCAAATTCGTCCCACTTCAGATGCTTTGGGGAAGTTTCTTCTGTAAAGAGTATTACTATTTCGCCGGGGCATCTAATTCGAGCTACTACGGCGTCTTATTCATGACCGTGGATCGGTTTTGTGCCGTTCACTGGCCCTTAAGGGCGGCAACCTTGTGTACTAAGAAGAAGGCCAAGATAACATGCGTGTGTATATCATTTCTTATGATGCTCGCGTTCTCGCCTCAACTCACGCGAGAAATGTTAACAGATGCGAGTCTGGCCGACAGGGATCGCTGCCCGACGAAACCAAGATGGTTGGAAGAGCCCATGTATATCTTCCTGACCATATTCATCATGATGGCTTCGCCAATTcttgtgtttattttcaatatcctcATCCTGTCTGCTATTAGGCGGAACCGGAAGGAACGAAGTGAAATGACAGGAAGTCAACAGAAAGGCAATTCAAAAGAGACAAACATGGACGCATTGCTTCTCGCCGTATCATGGGCGTTCTGCGCATGCTTGTTCCCGTTCACTCTGGATTATTTCACTTTCAATTATATCGCGAAACCCGTTACGTCAAATCAGGTAATGGTAAGGAAGTTATGTTACGAGTTTGTTCGCTTGCTTATCTTAACCAACAGCAGTATTAACTTCTATCTTTACTGTCTCTCGTCGTCAAAGTTTCGTCTGGATCTCCTAGAGATTTTCAAGGGAAACATCGGAAGGAAGGAAACAGCTAATTCTTGTAACGTGTCTTCAGCCAGGCTCAAACAATGA